From Anopheles coluzzii chromosome 3, AcolN3, whole genome shotgun sequence, the proteins below share one genomic window:
- the LOC120954857 gene encoding trehalase isoform X3 — protein MRYGALAGVTKRLLQTRHTTVVFHVAYSNRKMSSQPNTTSGSSSSSGKITNREIYCHGELLKTVQMSEIYPDSKTFVDMKMRKSPNETLDSFHEFMVAQDNSPSKAKLKEWVESNFEKPGAEFENWTPDDWTASPKFLARIKDEDLRGFASELNKIWHSLGRKMTSDVALNPDLYSIIHVDHPVIVPGGRFREFYYWDSYWIVKGLLLSEMYSTTKGMLENFLSIIQRYGFIPNGGRIYYSMRSQPPLLCGMVKSYVDATNDTKFAMDSVETLEREFQFFMNNYVTEVNNHQLATYGYKSSGPRPESYREDVLSAAIFQREEDKQDYYCELKAAAESGMDFSSRWFIKDGTNAGNLTDLKCRSIVAVELNAILYWNALIIAEFYGYRNDIGSIAKKEEYLAKADELKKAINAVLWDEAEGAWFDYDLINKKLRKYFTPTNLSPLWVGCYAREDKELPKRILAYIDRLHLDRYPGGVPNTLQNTNEQWDFPNVWAPMQHMLVMGLDSLDNAEAKELAFSWAQRWVRGNYLTFNKTHSMFEKYDAQELGGHGSGGEYEVQTGFGWTNGAAMDLMNKYADRLTTVDAAEQPEDNGNGALVAYSINTGIIATLLAFFVGVFG, from the exons TGAAATCTACTGCCATGGGGAGCTGCTCAAGACGGTGCAGATGAGCGAGATCTATCCCGACTCGAAGACGTTCGTCGACATGAAGATGCGCAAGTCGCCGAACGAGACGCTCGACTCGTTCCACGAGTTTATGGTGGCGCAGGACAACAGTCCGTCGAAGGCGAAGCTGAAGGAGTGGGTGGAATCGAACTTTGAGAAGCCCGGGGCCGAGTTTGAAAACTGGACGCCGGACGACTGGACCGCCAGCCCGAAATTCCTCGCGCGCATCAAGGACGAAGATTTGCGCGGTTTCGCCTCCGAACTGAATAAGATCTGGCACTCGCTCGGCCGTAAGATGACGTCGGATGTGGCG CTCAATCCGGACCTCTACTCGATCATCCACGTGGACCATCCGGTAATCGTGCCGGGTGGGCGGTTCCGCGAGTTCTACTACTGGGACTCGTACTGGATCGTCAaggggctgctgctgtccgAGATGTACAGCACCACCAAGGGCATGCTGGAGAACTTCCTGTCGATCATCCAGCGGTACGGGTTCATCCCGAACGGTGGCCGCATCTACTACAGCATGCGCTCGCAGCCGCCGCTGCTGTGCGGCATGGTCAAGTCGTACGTGGACGCCACCAACGACACCAAGTTCGCGATGGACAGCGTGGAAACGCTCGAGCGCGAGTTCCAGTTCTTCATGAACAACTACGTGACGGAGGTGAACAACCACCAGCTGGCGACGTACGGCTACAAGTCGAGCGGGCCGCGCCCCGAATCGTACCGCGAGGACGTGCTGAGTGCGGCCATCTTCCAGCGGGAGGAGGACAAGCAGGACTACTACTGCGAGCTGAAGGCGGCCGCCGAAAGTGGGATGGACTTTTCCAGCCGCTGGTTCATCAAGGACGGCACGAACGCGGGCAACCTGACCGACCTGAAGTGCCGCTCGATCGTGGCGGTCGAGCTGAACGCGATCCTGTACTGGAACGCGCTGATCATTGCCGAGTTCTACGGCTACCGGAACGACATTGGCTCGATCGCGAAGAAGGAAGAGTACCTGGCCAAGGCGGACGAGCTGAAGAAAGCGATCAATgcggtgctgtgggatgaggCGGAAGGGGCGTGGTTCGATTACGATCTGATCAACAAGAAGCTGCGCAAGTACTTCACACCGACCAACCTGTCGCCGCTCTGGGTCGGCTGCTACGCTCGGGAGGACAAGGAGCTGCCGAAGCGCATCCTGGCGTACATCGACCGGCTGCATCTCGACCGCTATCCGGGCGGTGTGCCGAACACGCTGCAAAACACCAACGAGCAGTGGGACTTCCCGAACGTGTGGGCCCCGATGCAGCACATGCTCGTGATGGGGCTCGACTCGCTGGACAATGCGGAAGCGAAGGAGCTGGCCTTCAGCTGGGCCCAGCGCTGGGTCCGGGGGAACTACCTGACCTTCAACAAAACGCATTCCATGTTCGAAAAG TACGATGCGCAAGAGCTCGGTGGACATGGCAGTGGGGGTGAGTACGAAGTCCAGACCGGCTTCGGCTGGACCAACGGTGCCGCAATGGATCTGATGAACAAGTACGCCGACAGACTGACGACAG TGGATGCTGCGGAACAACCGGAAGACAATGGAAACGGTGCGCTGGTAGCATACTCCATCAATACCGGCATTATTGCCACACTGTTAGCATTCTTCGTTGGAGTCTTCGGGTGA
- the LOC120954857 gene encoding trehalase isoform X4: MRYGALAGVTKRLLQTRHTTVVFHVAYSNRKMSSEIYCHGELLKTVQMSEIYPDSKTFVDMKMRKSPNETLDSFHEFMVAQDNSPSKAKLKEWVESNFEKPGAEFENWTPDDWTASPKFLARIKDEDLRGFASELNKIWHSLGRKMTSDVALNPDLYSIIHVDHPVIVPGGRFREFYYWDSYWIVKGLLLSEMYSTTKGMLENFLSIIQRYGFIPNGGRIYYSMRSQPPLLCGMVKSYVDATNDTKFAMDSVETLEREFQFFMNNYVTEVNNHQLATYGYKSSGPRPESYREDVLSAAIFQREEDKQDYYCELKAAAESGMDFSSRWFIKDGTNAGNLTDLKCRSIVAVELNAILYWNALIIAEFYGYRNDIGSIAKKEEYLAKADELKKAINAVLWDEAEGAWFDYDLINKKLRKYFTPTNLSPLWVGCYAREDKELPKRILAYIDRLHLDRYPGGVPNTLQNTNEQWDFPNVWAPMQHMLVMGLDSLDNAEAKELAFSWAQRWVRGNYLTFNKTHSMFEKYDAQELGGHGSGGEYEVQTGFGWTNGAAMDLMNKYADRLTTVDAAEQPEDNGNGALVAYSINTGIIATLLAFFVGVFG, translated from the exons TGAAATCTACTGCCATGGGGAGCTGCTCAAGACGGTGCAGATGAGCGAGATCTATCCCGACTCGAAGACGTTCGTCGACATGAAGATGCGCAAGTCGCCGAACGAGACGCTCGACTCGTTCCACGAGTTTATGGTGGCGCAGGACAACAGTCCGTCGAAGGCGAAGCTGAAGGAGTGGGTGGAATCGAACTTTGAGAAGCCCGGGGCCGAGTTTGAAAACTGGACGCCGGACGACTGGACCGCCAGCCCGAAATTCCTCGCGCGCATCAAGGACGAAGATTTGCGCGGTTTCGCCTCCGAACTGAATAAGATCTGGCACTCGCTCGGCCGTAAGATGACGTCGGATGTGGCG CTCAATCCGGACCTCTACTCGATCATCCACGTGGACCATCCGGTAATCGTGCCGGGTGGGCGGTTCCGCGAGTTCTACTACTGGGACTCGTACTGGATCGTCAaggggctgctgctgtccgAGATGTACAGCACCACCAAGGGCATGCTGGAGAACTTCCTGTCGATCATCCAGCGGTACGGGTTCATCCCGAACGGTGGCCGCATCTACTACAGCATGCGCTCGCAGCCGCCGCTGCTGTGCGGCATGGTCAAGTCGTACGTGGACGCCACCAACGACACCAAGTTCGCGATGGACAGCGTGGAAACGCTCGAGCGCGAGTTCCAGTTCTTCATGAACAACTACGTGACGGAGGTGAACAACCACCAGCTGGCGACGTACGGCTACAAGTCGAGCGGGCCGCGCCCCGAATCGTACCGCGAGGACGTGCTGAGTGCGGCCATCTTCCAGCGGGAGGAGGACAAGCAGGACTACTACTGCGAGCTGAAGGCGGCCGCCGAAAGTGGGATGGACTTTTCCAGCCGCTGGTTCATCAAGGACGGCACGAACGCGGGCAACCTGACCGACCTGAAGTGCCGCTCGATCGTGGCGGTCGAGCTGAACGCGATCCTGTACTGGAACGCGCTGATCATTGCCGAGTTCTACGGCTACCGGAACGACATTGGCTCGATCGCGAAGAAGGAAGAGTACCTGGCCAAGGCGGACGAGCTGAAGAAAGCGATCAATgcggtgctgtgggatgaggCGGAAGGGGCGTGGTTCGATTACGATCTGATCAACAAGAAGCTGCGCAAGTACTTCACACCGACCAACCTGTCGCCGCTCTGGGTCGGCTGCTACGCTCGGGAGGACAAGGAGCTGCCGAAGCGCATCCTGGCGTACATCGACCGGCTGCATCTCGACCGCTATCCGGGCGGTGTGCCGAACACGCTGCAAAACACCAACGAGCAGTGGGACTTCCCGAACGTGTGGGCCCCGATGCAGCACATGCTCGTGATGGGGCTCGACTCGCTGGACAATGCGGAAGCGAAGGAGCTGGCCTTCAGCTGGGCCCAGCGCTGGGTCCGGGGGAACTACCTGACCTTCAACAAAACGCATTCCATGTTCGAAAAG TACGATGCGCAAGAGCTCGGTGGACATGGCAGTGGGGGTGAGTACGAAGTCCAGACCGGCTTCGGCTGGACCAACGGTGCCGCAATGGATCTGATGAACAAGTACGCCGACAGACTGACGACAG TGGATGCTGCGGAACAACCGGAAGACAATGGAAACGGTGCGCTGGTAGCATACTCCATCAATACCGGCATTATTGCCACACTGTTAGCATTCTTCGTTGGAGTCTTCGGGTGA
- the LOC120954857 gene encoding trehalase isoform X2: MLQTRQQPVTVRRRPYPPAVVVVIVACWLVPATVRAAALVAKEVPYIVDNRQQETLKPSCESEIYCHGELLKTVQMSEIYPDSKTFVDMKMRKSPNETLDSFHEFMVAQDNSPSKAKLKEWVESNFEKPGAEFENWTPDDWTASPKFLARIKDEDLRGFASELNKIWHSLGRKMTSDVALNPDLYSIIHVDHPVIVPGGRFREFYYWDSYWIVKGLLLSEMYSTTKGMLENFLSIIQRYGFIPNGGRIYYSMRSQPPLLCGMVKSYVDATNDTKFAMDSVETLEREFQFFMNNYVTEVNNHQLATYGYKSSGPRPESYREDVLSAAIFQREEDKQDYYCELKAAAESGMDFSSRWFIKDGTNAGNLTDLKCRSIVAVELNAILYWNALIIAEFYGYRNDIGSIAKKEEYLAKADELKKAINAVLWDEAEGAWFDYDLINKKLRKYFTPTNLSPLWVGCYAREDKELPKRILAYIDRLHLDRYPGGVPNTLQNTNEQWDFPNVWAPMQHMLVMGLDSLDNAEAKELAFSWAQRWVRGNYLTFNKTHSMFEKYDAQELGGHGSGGEYEVQTGFGWTNGAAMDLMNKYADRLTTVDAAEQPEDNGNGALVAYSINTGIIATLLAFFVGVFG, translated from the exons ATGTTGCAAACGCGGCAACAACCAGTGACCGTCCGAAGGCGGCCGTATCCGCCCGCAGTAGTTGTTGTGATAGTTGCATGCTGGTTAGTACCGGCCACCGTACGAGCCGCAGCCCTCGTAGCTAAGGAAGTGCCCTATATTGTCGACAATCGGCAGCAGGAAACGCTCAAACCGTCCTGCGAAAG TGAAATCTACTGCCATGGGGAGCTGCTCAAGACGGTGCAGATGAGCGAGATCTATCCCGACTCGAAGACGTTCGTCGACATGAAGATGCGCAAGTCGCCGAACGAGACGCTCGACTCGTTCCACGAGTTTATGGTGGCGCAGGACAACAGTCCGTCGAAGGCGAAGCTGAAGGAGTGGGTGGAATCGAACTTTGAGAAGCCCGGGGCCGAGTTTGAAAACTGGACGCCGGACGACTGGACCGCCAGCCCGAAATTCCTCGCGCGCATCAAGGACGAAGATTTGCGCGGTTTCGCCTCCGAACTGAATAAGATCTGGCACTCGCTCGGCCGTAAGATGACGTCGGATGTGGCG CTCAATCCGGACCTCTACTCGATCATCCACGTGGACCATCCGGTAATCGTGCCGGGTGGGCGGTTCCGCGAGTTCTACTACTGGGACTCGTACTGGATCGTCAaggggctgctgctgtccgAGATGTACAGCACCACCAAGGGCATGCTGGAGAACTTCCTGTCGATCATCCAGCGGTACGGGTTCATCCCGAACGGTGGCCGCATCTACTACAGCATGCGCTCGCAGCCGCCGCTGCTGTGCGGCATGGTCAAGTCGTACGTGGACGCCACCAACGACACCAAGTTCGCGATGGACAGCGTGGAAACGCTCGAGCGCGAGTTCCAGTTCTTCATGAACAACTACGTGACGGAGGTGAACAACCACCAGCTGGCGACGTACGGCTACAAGTCGAGCGGGCCGCGCCCCGAATCGTACCGCGAGGACGTGCTGAGTGCGGCCATCTTCCAGCGGGAGGAGGACAAGCAGGACTACTACTGCGAGCTGAAGGCGGCCGCCGAAAGTGGGATGGACTTTTCCAGCCGCTGGTTCATCAAGGACGGCACGAACGCGGGCAACCTGACCGACCTGAAGTGCCGCTCGATCGTGGCGGTCGAGCTGAACGCGATCCTGTACTGGAACGCGCTGATCATTGCCGAGTTCTACGGCTACCGGAACGACATTGGCTCGATCGCGAAGAAGGAAGAGTACCTGGCCAAGGCGGACGAGCTGAAGAAAGCGATCAATgcggtgctgtgggatgaggCGGAAGGGGCGTGGTTCGATTACGATCTGATCAACAAGAAGCTGCGCAAGTACTTCACACCGACCAACCTGTCGCCGCTCTGGGTCGGCTGCTACGCTCGGGAGGACAAGGAGCTGCCGAAGCGCATCCTGGCGTACATCGACCGGCTGCATCTCGACCGCTATCCGGGCGGTGTGCCGAACACGCTGCAAAACACCAACGAGCAGTGGGACTTCCCGAACGTGTGGGCCCCGATGCAGCACATGCTCGTGATGGGGCTCGACTCGCTGGACAATGCGGAAGCGAAGGAGCTGGCCTTCAGCTGGGCCCAGCGCTGGGTCCGGGGGAACTACCTGACCTTCAACAAAACGCATTCCATGTTCGAAAAG TACGATGCGCAAGAGCTCGGTGGACATGGCAGTGGGGGTGAGTACGAAGTCCAGACCGGCTTCGGCTGGACCAACGGTGCCGCAATGGATCTGATGAACAAGTACGCCGACAGACTGACGACAG TGGATGCTGCGGAACAACCGGAAGACAATGGAAACGGTGCGCTGGTAGCATACTCCATCAATACCGGCATTATTGCCACACTGTTAGCATTCTTCGTTGGAGTCTTCGGGTGA
- the LOC120954857 gene encoding trehalase isoform X1, producing MSEIYCHGELLKTVQMSEIYPDSKTFVDMKMRKSPNETLDSFHEFMVAQDNSPSKAKLKEWVESNFEKPGAEFENWTPDDWTASPKFLARIKDEDLRGFASELNKIWHSLGRKMTSDVALNPDLYSIIHVDHPVIVPGGRFREFYYWDSYWIVKGLLLSEMYSTTKGMLENFLSIIQRYGFIPNGGRIYYSMRSQPPLLCGMVKSYVDATNDTKFAMDSVETLEREFQFFMNNYVTEVNNHQLATYGYKSSGPRPESYREDVLSAAIFQREEDKQDYYCELKAAAESGMDFSSRWFIKDGTNAGNLTDLKCRSIVAVELNAILYWNALIIAEFYGYRNDIGSIAKKEEYLAKADELKKAINAVLWDEAEGAWFDYDLINKKLRKYFTPTNLSPLWVGCYAREDKELPKRILAYIDRLHLDRYPGGVPNTLQNTNEQWDFPNVWAPMQHMLVMGLDSLDNAEAKELAFSWAQRWVRGNYLTFNKTHSMFEKYDAQELGGHGSGGEYEVQTGFGWTNGAAMDLMNKYADRLTTVDAAEQPEDNGNGALVAYSINTGIIATLLAFFVGVFG from the exons TGAAATCTACTGCCATGGGGAGCTGCTCAAGACGGTGCAGATGAGCGAGATCTATCCCGACTCGAAGACGTTCGTCGACATGAAGATGCGCAAGTCGCCGAACGAGACGCTCGACTCGTTCCACGAGTTTATGGTGGCGCAGGACAACAGTCCGTCGAAGGCGAAGCTGAAGGAGTGGGTGGAATCGAACTTTGAGAAGCCCGGGGCCGAGTTTGAAAACTGGACGCCGGACGACTGGACCGCCAGCCCGAAATTCCTCGCGCGCATCAAGGACGAAGATTTGCGCGGTTTCGCCTCCGAACTGAATAAGATCTGGCACTCGCTCGGCCGTAAGATGACGTCGGATGTGGCG CTCAATCCGGACCTCTACTCGATCATCCACGTGGACCATCCGGTAATCGTGCCGGGTGGGCGGTTCCGCGAGTTCTACTACTGGGACTCGTACTGGATCGTCAaggggctgctgctgtccgAGATGTACAGCACCACCAAGGGCATGCTGGAGAACTTCCTGTCGATCATCCAGCGGTACGGGTTCATCCCGAACGGTGGCCGCATCTACTACAGCATGCGCTCGCAGCCGCCGCTGCTGTGCGGCATGGTCAAGTCGTACGTGGACGCCACCAACGACACCAAGTTCGCGATGGACAGCGTGGAAACGCTCGAGCGCGAGTTCCAGTTCTTCATGAACAACTACGTGACGGAGGTGAACAACCACCAGCTGGCGACGTACGGCTACAAGTCGAGCGGGCCGCGCCCCGAATCGTACCGCGAGGACGTGCTGAGTGCGGCCATCTTCCAGCGGGAGGAGGACAAGCAGGACTACTACTGCGAGCTGAAGGCGGCCGCCGAAAGTGGGATGGACTTTTCCAGCCGCTGGTTCATCAAGGACGGCACGAACGCGGGCAACCTGACCGACCTGAAGTGCCGCTCGATCGTGGCGGTCGAGCTGAACGCGATCCTGTACTGGAACGCGCTGATCATTGCCGAGTTCTACGGCTACCGGAACGACATTGGCTCGATCGCGAAGAAGGAAGAGTACCTGGCCAAGGCGGACGAGCTGAAGAAAGCGATCAATgcggtgctgtgggatgaggCGGAAGGGGCGTGGTTCGATTACGATCTGATCAACAAGAAGCTGCGCAAGTACTTCACACCGACCAACCTGTCGCCGCTCTGGGTCGGCTGCTACGCTCGGGAGGACAAGGAGCTGCCGAAGCGCATCCTGGCGTACATCGACCGGCTGCATCTCGACCGCTATCCGGGCGGTGTGCCGAACACGCTGCAAAACACCAACGAGCAGTGGGACTTCCCGAACGTGTGGGCCCCGATGCAGCACATGCTCGTGATGGGGCTCGACTCGCTGGACAATGCGGAAGCGAAGGAGCTGGCCTTCAGCTGGGCCCAGCGCTGGGTCCGGGGGAACTACCTGACCTTCAACAAAACGCATTCCATGTTCGAAAAG TACGATGCGCAAGAGCTCGGTGGACATGGCAGTGGGGGTGAGTACGAAGTCCAGACCGGCTTCGGCTGGACCAACGGTGCCGCAATGGATCTGATGAACAAGTACGCCGACAGACTGACGACAG TGGATGCTGCGGAACAACCGGAAGACAATGGAAACGGTGCGCTGGTAGCATACTCCATCAATACCGGCATTATTGCCACACTGTTAGCATTCTTCGTTGGAGTCTTCGGGTGA
- the LOC120954857 gene encoding trehalase isoform X5, with translation MLVASKPGPIQRLLDSEIYCHGELLKTVQMSEIYPDSKTFVDMKMRKSPNETLDSFHEFMVAQDNSPSKAKLKEWVESNFEKPGAEFENWTPDDWTASPKFLARIKDEDLRGFASELNKIWHSLGRKMTSDVALNPDLYSIIHVDHPVIVPGGRFREFYYWDSYWIVKGLLLSEMYSTTKGMLENFLSIIQRYGFIPNGGRIYYSMRSQPPLLCGMVKSYVDATNDTKFAMDSVETLEREFQFFMNNYVTEVNNHQLATYGYKSSGPRPESYREDVLSAAIFQREEDKQDYYCELKAAAESGMDFSSRWFIKDGTNAGNLTDLKCRSIVAVELNAILYWNALIIAEFYGYRNDIGSIAKKEEYLAKADELKKAINAVLWDEAEGAWFDYDLINKKLRKYFTPTNLSPLWVGCYAREDKELPKRILAYIDRLHLDRYPGGVPNTLQNTNEQWDFPNVWAPMQHMLVMGLDSLDNAEAKELAFSWAQRWVRGNYLTFNKTHSMFEKYDAQELGGHGSGGEYEVQTGFGWTNGAAMDLMNKYADRLTTVDAAEQPEDNGNGALVAYSINTGIIATLLAFFVGVFG, from the exons TGAAATCTACTGCCATGGGGAGCTGCTCAAGACGGTGCAGATGAGCGAGATCTATCCCGACTCGAAGACGTTCGTCGACATGAAGATGCGCAAGTCGCCGAACGAGACGCTCGACTCGTTCCACGAGTTTATGGTGGCGCAGGACAACAGTCCGTCGAAGGCGAAGCTGAAGGAGTGGGTGGAATCGAACTTTGAGAAGCCCGGGGCCGAGTTTGAAAACTGGACGCCGGACGACTGGACCGCCAGCCCGAAATTCCTCGCGCGCATCAAGGACGAAGATTTGCGCGGTTTCGCCTCCGAACTGAATAAGATCTGGCACTCGCTCGGCCGTAAGATGACGTCGGATGTGGCG CTCAATCCGGACCTCTACTCGATCATCCACGTGGACCATCCGGTAATCGTGCCGGGTGGGCGGTTCCGCGAGTTCTACTACTGGGACTCGTACTGGATCGTCAaggggctgctgctgtccgAGATGTACAGCACCACCAAGGGCATGCTGGAGAACTTCCTGTCGATCATCCAGCGGTACGGGTTCATCCCGAACGGTGGCCGCATCTACTACAGCATGCGCTCGCAGCCGCCGCTGCTGTGCGGCATGGTCAAGTCGTACGTGGACGCCACCAACGACACCAAGTTCGCGATGGACAGCGTGGAAACGCTCGAGCGCGAGTTCCAGTTCTTCATGAACAACTACGTGACGGAGGTGAACAACCACCAGCTGGCGACGTACGGCTACAAGTCGAGCGGGCCGCGCCCCGAATCGTACCGCGAGGACGTGCTGAGTGCGGCCATCTTCCAGCGGGAGGAGGACAAGCAGGACTACTACTGCGAGCTGAAGGCGGCCGCCGAAAGTGGGATGGACTTTTCCAGCCGCTGGTTCATCAAGGACGGCACGAACGCGGGCAACCTGACCGACCTGAAGTGCCGCTCGATCGTGGCGGTCGAGCTGAACGCGATCCTGTACTGGAACGCGCTGATCATTGCCGAGTTCTACGGCTACCGGAACGACATTGGCTCGATCGCGAAGAAGGAAGAGTACCTGGCCAAGGCGGACGAGCTGAAGAAAGCGATCAATgcggtgctgtgggatgaggCGGAAGGGGCGTGGTTCGATTACGATCTGATCAACAAGAAGCTGCGCAAGTACTTCACACCGACCAACCTGTCGCCGCTCTGGGTCGGCTGCTACGCTCGGGAGGACAAGGAGCTGCCGAAGCGCATCCTGGCGTACATCGACCGGCTGCATCTCGACCGCTATCCGGGCGGTGTGCCGAACACGCTGCAAAACACCAACGAGCAGTGGGACTTCCCGAACGTGTGGGCCCCGATGCAGCACATGCTCGTGATGGGGCTCGACTCGCTGGACAATGCGGAAGCGAAGGAGCTGGCCTTCAGCTGGGCCCAGCGCTGGGTCCGGGGGAACTACCTGACCTTCAACAAAACGCATTCCATGTTCGAAAAG TACGATGCGCAAGAGCTCGGTGGACATGGCAGTGGGGGTGAGTACGAAGTCCAGACCGGCTTCGGCTGGACCAACGGTGCCGCAATGGATCTGATGAACAAGTACGCCGACAGACTGACGACAG TGGATGCTGCGGAACAACCGGAAGACAATGGAAACGGTGCGCTGGTAGCATACTCCATCAATACCGGCATTATTGCCACACTGTTAGCATTCTTCGTTGGAGTCTTCGGGTGA